A window of Armatimonadota bacterium contains these coding sequences:
- a CDS encoding lysophospholipid acyltransferase family protein encodes MLYYLGRTLFRLAFWLLGGLTSVGAENIPPTGGVILAPNHRSFADPPVVGCGMNRKVHYMAKEELFKVPILGKLIRAVGSFPVRRGMADRAALKKAIKMLEEGRVVCIFPEGTRSVDGRLKDPELGIGLIALKSRAPVVPVAVLGTDKVLGPHSKLPRRHPIKVVYGKPITFDDLYEGSHGREALEEVGRRTMDAIASLLAEAGDPKATKRKQS; translated from the coding sequence ATGCTGTACTACCTTGGACGCACACTTTTTAGGCTGGCATTTTGGCTACTTGGTGGGTTAACTTCAGTTGGTGCTGAAAATATACCTCCTACCGGCGGTGTTATTCTTGCGCCCAACCATAGGAGCTTTGCGGACCCCCCTGTAGTTGGATGTGGAATGAATCGAAAAGTTCATTATATGGCAAAGGAAGAGCTTTTCAAAGTACCCATACTCGGCAAGCTCATACGTGCTGTTGGCTCCTTTCCAGTTCGGCGCGGAATGGCAGACCGAGCTGCCCTCAAGAAGGCGATTAAGATGTTGGAAGAAGGGCGTGTGGTTTGCATCTTTCCAGAGGGTACTAGAAGTGTTGATGGAAGACTGAAGGACCCGGAGCTAGGCATTGGCCTCATAGCACTCAAATCAAGGGCGCCGGTTGTGCCAGTTGCTGTTTTGGGAACAGATAAAGTACTAGGTCCTCATTCTAAGCTTCCTAGAAGACATCCGATTAAAGTAGTCTATGGCAAGCCGATTACCTTTGACGACTTGTATGAGGGAAGCCATGGACGCGAAGCCTTAGAGGAAGTTGGGCGTCGAACAATGGATGCGATTGCTAGCCTTCTAGCCGAAGCAGGTGACCCTAAGGCAACCAAAAGAAAACAATCCTAA
- a CDS encoding DUF763 domain-containing protein, which yields MRTGTANLPLHGGTAPAWLFSRMTKLSREIISLMVIEFGTSEVLAKLSDPYWFQALGCVLGFDWHSSGVTTTVCGAIKEGLKGIEDEIGLFVAGGKGSVSRRTPQEILAYADRFSLNLDPSKLVYASRMSAKVDNTAVQDGYQLYHHVFIFNKHGEWAVVQQGMNETNRWARRYHWLSTSMQDFVCEPHAAVCSDSKSQFVLNMVAEEAEESRRTSAVLASERPEKLAKEIERMKELNLPKHHEVLITDLSPRSLEKTLLKAYERRPENFRQLLEIEGVGPKTVRALAMIADLAYGAPASTRDPAKYSFAHGGKDGHPYPVNRKLYDRSIEVVKRAVEQAKIGNTEKLDALRNLSRFYDF from the coding sequence ATGAGAACAGGTACTGCGAATCTGCCGTTGCATGGCGGAACTGCGCCTGCATGGCTTTTTTCAAGAATGACAAAGCTATCACGTGAGATTATTTCCCTCATGGTGATAGAGTTCGGCACAAGCGAGGTGCTTGCCAAGCTTTCGGACCCTTATTGGTTCCAAGCTTTAGGATGTGTCCTGGGGTTCGATTGGCACAGCTCCGGGGTCACAACTACCGTTTGTGGTGCCATCAAGGAGGGTCTGAAGGGCATAGAAGATGAGATAGGTCTCTTTGTTGCTGGCGGAAAGGGCAGTGTCTCCCGTCGAACTCCCCAGGAAATTCTGGCTTATGCCGACCGCTTTTCACTCAACCTTGATCCTTCGAAATTAGTGTATGCAAGCCGGATGTCAGCAAAAGTGGATAACACGGCTGTTCAGGATGGCTATCAGCTCTATCACCATGTGTTTATTTTTAATAAGCATGGCGAATGGGCAGTTGTTCAACAAGGCATGAATGAAACAAATCGCTGGGCACGGCGGTATCATTGGCTTTCGACTAGCATGCAGGACTTCGTGTGTGAGCCCCATGCCGCTGTTTGCTCTGATTCTAAAAGTCAGTTTGTGCTGAATATGGTGGCAGAAGAGGCGGAGGAGTCACGGCGCACCTCTGCTGTTCTCGCGTCAGAGAGGCCTGAGAAACTTGCAAAAGAAATCGAGCGCATGAAAGAACTTAACCTTCCGAAACATCATGAAGTCCTCATAACTGACCTTTCGCCGCGTTCGCTTGAAAAAACCCTTTTAAAGGCATATGAACGCAGGCCTGAGAATTTTCGGCAGCTTTTAGAAATAGAAGGTGTAGGGCCAAAGACTGTTCGAGCCCTTGCTATGATTGCAGACCTTGCTTATGGGGCACCTGCCTCAACGCGCGACCCTGCTAAATACAGTTTCGCGCACGGAGGAAAAGACGGACATCCATACCCTGTAAACCGCAAATTATATGACCGCTCGATTGAGGTTGTAAAGCGGGCTGTTGAACAAGCGAAAATAGGGAATACAGAGAAATTAGACGCGCTACGCAATCTAAGCCGATTCTACGATTTCTAG